AGTATGTAAGACAGGAGGGAAAAATAACATGGTATGACAAGCTGCACAGTCTGCTCTGTGTGCCCGTTCAGTTTGGTgctgttgatgggagagcttggacccttatttttttccccaaacaaaaaGGAGCCAGGCCCAAGGAGCCCAGCAAGACATCTGAGCCCCACTGAGAAGAAGCCAGGCCTGAGGAGCCCAGTGTAGCAATaagaaatattaaataacaaacatattttaaactACATTAGAATTTCATTTAGTTAAAATTATGAAGAGGCCTTTATTAACACATGGATGGCCCTTTTAAGAGGCCCCTTTAAgagtgtgcgggggggggggaaagcagcaCAACCTGGACTGATTACTTGATGCCCAATTGGTCTTAAGGGAAGGCACCTGGGCCTTATAAAGTGCACGGGGGGAGGCTGGGGTGATTCAGTATTATACATGCATCCCTCTGATTCAGTTAAAAGCTAATGACTGCACTGCACCTTtaagcgggggggtgggggggtaggtgTTGTCCAGCTTGCCTGGGAAGAGAGAATAGTGCTTTATGGCCAGGAGGGTGAGCGAGGCTCAGAAGCTGCAAAAGGGGAAGTGGGTCAGCTTGGCAAAGCTGATTCATCCCCAGGGACCAGACTGGTGCGGGAGTTCAAAAGGGGAAAGCCCATCAAGCGAAGCCCCTTTTcctgggagcaggcagagcagcagccagcctcCTGCTCCTTGAGGTGCCAAAACACCAGGTTTGGCCAGGCTCTGCTCTGGGCATCGCGCTAACTGTTCCTTTCaagggggggctgggaaggaatttttccctcaccaccagatcGGCCTAGGTGgcgtgggttttttttccatcttccccaCAGTGAGATTGGGGAGGGCTTTGTTATGGTGAGGAGGGAAGGGTGTTAGGCTATGGAGCCGACACTCATTATGTGGGGCAGATGCCCAGTGTGGGTACTCCATAGGGCAGggatacagtgaccagataaatggcttggaaaaggacttaaaaagcaGATGTTGGTTAAAGGAACAGAAAGGGGGgggccagggggatgaggtgtttCGGTGTTACTATGACTGGCCTAAGAGGTGAATAATTtttaatactatttatttaattagGAAATATTAATAGATTTACAAATCCTTGctatgtaaatatcagaaacacaaCAATCATTACAACCGTGAGCATtgatttaaagagacattatactAGAATATAGTCAGATCTTTCTAttcatatttctatttttaattccCTTCTGAAACTAACTTTCTCAAAGTAGAATAATCTGAGCGTGTTTTGTACTTTTAATGACAGTAGTTAGCCCTTTGATATTCAAAGATATTACTTTGAAAGGACGAGATTTTGAGAATAACTATTTAGCttactgaaaatgtgaaattatgaTAATTCTTGATTGCTGTTCGATGGCATGACCACTTATGTGGCCAATGTCTCATTTCCTATCACTCTGTGTTTGCAAGTGTGTACCTTGGTTTCCGTTTTGTAAACCTCCCTACCTATTTCTTGTAGTAATTCCCCCCTGTCTCATcagttccctcccctctccttcatTCCTCTTACTTTAAATCCACTCACAAAACACCAACACAGCATGTTAAGGAGTACCCAAATCCCTTTGCTAATACCAAATCCCTCTACTCTTCCCATGAACACTTGTACTGCTTCTCTTTCAATCCAAAGAAGGTACATTCTCGTCCTATGGGACCTTAACCCACACCATTAGGGATAGATTACCATCCACTTATTAGAGTTACATGGGGAGGATTTACACAGAACTCTTAAAGGTTCCTCCAAACTCCTCTCTATTTTCTCCAGGTTCCTCCGCCCCCTGTTAGGGATCTCCCTAACAATCCATTCCTTCTTATTGTCTTggctactttttaaaatagagaACATGCTATCATAGAGTTATGATCTCCCCAGTTAAAGCAAACTATTTTCTTTATAACATTAACATAGTTACTGCTAACTATTCATTCCTGGTGACTTCCAAGAAATCTCTTTTAGTTAATCTTTAGTTTACTCCCAGATATCTGAATTCTCTTGTTCAGCTTCACTTCTGCCATTGCTAGCAGGGTCTCTAGAGTCTTTTGTCTTTGCCTCTCTTCCTTTTCCTGAGTTTCACTGTCTGCCGAGAGTTTTTCAGCATGTTATTTGTAGTTACTACCTCAGGAGAATCCTCTTGTACAGCTGAGATTTGGATTTCTATCCCAAGGGACACAAGTGTATTTTTTCCTTACCTAACATCTCTTACTGTATGCTACTGATTTTTTGATTGTTTTTGGAGAATCCATCCCCTGCCACATTCTGCTCTGTTTTGGGGGGAGTTTAGTAGGTTTTGGGGGTTGACAGAGGCAGATTACTTTGCTGTCTcctcagagctcaggcttcaggaAAGCAAGTTATTCTGGCTTCCTGCTAGTCTTCATGAATCATTGTTTTACGATGTGGCCTGGCCTGCAGAAGAGTGATTGGATGTAGTGTGATAAGTGCTGCACTGACTGTCATTCCAGGAAGTCCTTCTGTGTCCATAAGGCTTGTGCtggttgggaaggggagggataaTGTCATAATTGTCTAGATTGCCATTGGCAGAAATCCTTTTCTCAGCCTATAACTGAAGACGGCAACACAAAATATAGCTATACAGTATTGTTTTACACTGTCATAACAGAGGGCTTAATTTCAACATTAATGCCACAAGATACATTTATTATGGGATATTCTGGTCCGTATTTTATATGGTTTGATCAGTCTTTCTAGGTGTGCAGTAGTtaacaaacaaaacccctattTCCATTTTAATCGGGCCTAGTTTAAAAAACTGATATCTGGTCAGGAAGTTAAAGTACAGCTTTGTGATGGCACTTTAGTACAATTTCTTTCATCCTTGGCTACAGTGATAAAAGGGATTTCAAAGCCTGGACAGGCACTGAACATTTCTTTAAAAGGCACAGCTTAGGTTAAGCATCTTAATACAGAACAAAAGGATATTATTCCAAACAGACCATTTAAAATTATACAAAATTACAATTAAACTCAGAAAGAACTTCAGGTTAGCTTGATCCTTTTCAATACAAATCTTCCTTGTTGCTGCTAAGGAGGACAGGATATGCTGTTCCAATGTATTTACCATGGCGATACACAACTATCTGTAGTTCATACTCCTCTATCTGCACCATCTCACGAGTGACCTTTTCCTGAGACTGCAGAAAAATGATTGTATAGAGGGCAAATTCAAACTCGGGACTGACACCAATAAAGGTGCTTCCCACAGGTTTTACTAGACCTTTCCAGCTGAACTGTAGACTCAGAACTTGATCATCCTCATCAGACTGTAACCAAAAATAAAAGACATGAAAATCCCTGAATACTGAATATGACCAGACAGACACATTTTCACATTCAGGGTTATTCTGCAAATACAAATGTGGGAGACTCTACTTCTGAGCAGCTATAGTGCTTGTATcagttgtgtatatgtaaaatgTGGGAGGTAAAACAGAGCCATTATAGGGGGTTACACAGCCCTGGATCTCACATTAAATCTTCTTTAGAATCTTAGACGCTCCTGTTGTTTATGGGTCAAGAACTCAGGCAGCAGGTTTGTCTTTCCTAAGAACTAGAATAGTATCCTAAGCCAATCCTGtactactgaagtaaatggcactAAATATTTATGCCAATTTATATTTCCTTAAGTTTTCCTATAGCATTCATCACTGTAAGTATCCAAGTGGCTGAGGAGTGTGGTCTCCTATTTCATGAGGGCAGTAAGAAAAAGGATGGTGCTTGTGGCATGCTCAGAAATATCCTATATTTTGGTAGAATTCCATTTCAATTCAATtgtagctgggattttcaaaggagtctaagaAGTGAgtcacccaactcccactgaaattcagtgtGAGATGGATTCCTAAGCCCCTTAGAGGGGTGCCTAAAAGCCCTTACTGCATAGCCCTAACTAGCACAGTCAAGTGACATCTCTGTCAGTATCCTTTGCATCAGTGTCTAAAATTATGGCCTCCTTTATGGTTGAAAGGTGACATCTATAGGCACAAATGAAAACTGCACCATTGTGAAAACAAAATAGAACTATGTACAGCACTTCTATACAGTTCTGGGATGAcccagaatcctattttcgatgtctccgactcaaggaatatttccaacacacctctgaacaacatactaacccacagagaccttcctaccaagactacaaaaagaaggattctgggtggactcctcctgaaggtcgaaacaacagactggacttctacatagagtgcttccaccaacgtgcacgggctgatattgtggaaaagcagcatcgcgtgccccataacctcagcagtgcagaacacaatgccatccacagcctcagaaacaactctgacatcataatcaaaaaggctgacaaaggaggtgctgtcgtcatcatgaataggtcggaatatgaacaagaggctgcttggcagctctttctacaagccattaccctctgatcccactgagggttaccaaaggaaactacaccatctgctcaaactccctgaaaaagcacaagaacaaattggcacagacacacccctagaaccccgaccaggggtattctatctgctacccaagatccataaacctggagatcctggacgccccatcatctcaggcattggcaccctgacagcaggattgtctggctatatagactccctcctcaggccctacgctaccagcactcccagctatcttcgagacaccactgacttcctgaggaaactacaatccattggtgatcttcttgaaaacaccatcctagccactatggatgtagaaaccctctacaccaacattccacataaagatggactacaagccatcaggaacagtatccctgataatgtcacagcaaacctggtggctgaactatgtgactttgtcctcacccataactatttcacatttggggacaatgtataccttcaaatcagcgggtacccgcatggccccacagtataccaacatttttatggctgacttagaacaacgcttccttagctctcgtcccctaatgcccctactctacttgcgctacattgatgacatcttcatcatctggacccacggaaaagaagcccttgaggaattccaccctgatttcaacaatttccatcccaccatcaacctcagcctgaacaagtccacacaagagatccacttcctggacactactgtgctaataagcgatggtcacataaacaccaccgtataccggaaacctactgaccactatgcttacctacatgcctccaactttcatccagaccacaccacacgatccattatctacagccaagctttacgatacaaccgcatttgctccaatccctcagacagagacaaacacctacaagatctctatcaagcgttcttacaactacaatacccacctgctgaagtaaagaaacagactgacagagccagaacagtacccagaagtcacctactacaggacaggcccaacaaagaaaataacagaacgccactagccatcaccttcagcccccaactaaaacctctccaatgcatcctCAAggctctacaacctatcctgaaggacaacccatcacgctcacagaccttgggagacaggccagtccttgcttacagacagccccccaacctgaagcaaatactcaccagcaaccacataccacacaacaaaaccactaacccaggaacctatcctttcaacaaagcccactgccaactgtgtccacatatctattcaggggaaaccatcatagggcctaatcacatcagccacactatcagaggctcattcatctgcacatctaccaatgtgatatatgccatcatgtgccagcaatgcccctctgccatgtacattggccaaactggacagtctctacgtaaaagaataaatggacacaaatcagacgtcaagaattataacattcaaaaaccccagttggagaacacttcaatcttttgggtcactcgattacagacctaaaagtggcaattcttcaacaaaaaaccttcagaaacagactccaatgagagactgctgaattggaattaatttgcaaactggatacaattaacttaggtttgaataaagactgggagtggatgtgtcattacacaaagtaaaactattccccaccactgttcctcacatgttcttgtcaactgctggaaatggccccccttgattatcactacaaaaggtttctccccccctgccacccccgctctcctgctggtaatagctcatctgacctgatcactcttgttacagcgtgtatggtaacacccattgtttcatgttctctgtgtatataaatctccccactgtattttccactgcatgcatccgatgaagtgagctgtagctcacgaaagcttatgctcaaataaatgtgttcgtctctaaggtgccacaagtcctccttttctttttgcggatacagactaacacggctgctaccctgaaacacTTCtatagcagtggctctcaaactttccagactactctacccctttcaggagtctgatttgtcttgcgtacccccaagttacacctcacctAAAAACTACTTAAAAAAGTAGTTACTGAAAacttgctgactttctcatttttaccatataattataaaataaaccaattggaatataaatgttgtacttatatttcagtgtataggatatacagcaatataaacaagtcattgtctgtatgaaattatagcttgtactgacttcgctagtgctttttatgtcacctgttgtaaaacgaggcaaatatctagatgagttaatgtaccctctggaagacctctgtgtacccacaGGGGCATGCGTACccgtggttgagaaccactgttctatagcACCTCTCACTCACAGCTCTCAAAGTACATAGCCTGCATTTAAGGGGCACTGTTAACTTCAAGTTGATACCTGCTTGATTATTTTAACctactattgttacaagtaacacctacGATGATTATTTTTGAGAGAATTATTTTCTCTATATGTTCTGTATGTTCCCTTTGTGCATTAGCTAGCAGTTTGAAAAACAGTCATTTTCACTGTTCCCTCTGTTCAGTCAGGTCAGCATCCCCTGTCTGAACAGGCACTTCACACAGCCATAGTGCAgagaaatcattttttttaaatcggaAAACGATTGTTAAACCAAACAATTGGCAGGGGATTCTCCGAGGCCAAAACTATttttaattcacatttttttGAAACTCAGCAGATTAAGTtgtcagtgtccctttaattaagcctcacaacaccactATAAGCTAGGTATTATTGGCAttgtgttacagatggggaaactacagTACACAATGttaagtgcctgatccaaagcccactgaagtcaataggagtcttccaatgacttcaatgggtattGGATCAGATCCTAATTCCCAAGATCTCAGACCAAGAAAGTAACAAAAAGCCCCAGTCCCATTCTTTAACCTTGATAAATCATGTGAATGACAGAATTATGCTGCTTTTCTGGACATACTTGTCTGAACCCATTATCCTAACAGAGTTCATCAGCTcccagaattgggccctttgAAACTTAGTGCATTGGGGCTTAGCAGAAAGGCAGCAAACATACGGGGTTCTGTCCAATGTCGTATGAAAGGCAGAAGAATTTCCAAGGGATTTTTGTGGTTGAATACACTCTGCACCTTTCAATATCAGGCCCACTGTCTTGGGTCCAGCATGGTAAAGTCAATGAAGACACTAACCACTAGAGGATTATTAATCCCCTCTGTCTACAAGAGGTATTGGGGAAAAGGTGGCCCGAGAGAATTTTAGGGTCTCAGTGGGGAATTAAAAATTAGATGGGCATTGAGCTTTAATAGCAgacaaaatccacagcaaaaataaaaataatctgtcTCCCCCAACACCATCATGCCCTGGACTCATTACCAGAGACATCCTGAGTAGATTTACTCACCTTATCTATAAACTGTACACATACAAACAGACAACCCTAAGTCTCTCTTACCCTGCTCTTTTTCCTCCTGGCAACATAGCCTTTGTAGTCAATTTGTTTATGCTTTTCCTGAAGGTAAAATTGTACCCAGTTATGCAAACCCAGAATTTCTTTTCCATGTTTTGTTTCTCCGACAAACACATGTTCAAATCCACAGGAATCAGGCCTACAATAAAATCAGCATAATAATAATTAGCTAAAAAATTTAATTTGCTGGATGCAAAAGGCCAGAAAATGAACAAAATTGGCACTTGCTAAGAGTTATCCATTAACATTCTTGttctgaatgttttgtttttcttttttgtggaaCTTAAAATAAAGATCTGGTCATGAAATCTAAGTTGCTATTTGATGTTAAAGGAATAACTaccagtaaaaaacaaacaaacaaaaaaaccaatgGACCAGACTATTTGTCTTTTCCATTATAAATTGACATTTATCTGTAAATTGCTTTTTGTCCCTCAAATGCATCTGTTTTCATAAAAAGGACTATGTACCTAATAATCATTCAGTCAtcgaaaaataaaataaatactcttTGACAAGCCAGCACAGTCTATTACAGAAACAGTGGGACATTAAAAATTACTTTCGCCCAATTAATACATTACATAACCTTCTCCATTTTTTGTGGTTATGTCTGTATGACATACATGTAAGACTTATTTCTTACATCCTATTAAATATGGTTACTACTAGGATCCATATTGACCATACATACCCTTTTCCTGTTTCCCTGGTGTATAG
The Eretmochelys imbricata isolate rEreImb1 chromosome 1, rEreImb1.hap1, whole genome shotgun sequence DNA segment above includes these coding regions:
- the LOC144259258 gene encoding poly(U)-specific endoribonuclease-like; translation: MARRLELNHELSKLFSELWDADVNRFVPGKDYTIDLQEKAGFVQQGSSVARDSASEPLFRYVNEERLKSTKTFAAFVSLLDNYETSTGVTEVVTPQEMAENNRFLDAILETEVMKLTHQYLVRKNWSKPSLNDFKSQLYDIWFQLYTRETGKGPDSCGFEHVFVGETKHGKEILGLHNWVQFYLQEKHKQIDYKGYVARRKKSRSDEDDQVLSLQFSWKGLVKPVGSTFIGVSPEFEFALYTIIFLQSQEKVTREMVQIEEYELQIVVYRHGKYIGTAYPVLLSSNKEDLY